Proteins found in one Zea mays cultivar B73 chromosome 1, Zm-B73-REFERENCE-NAM-5.0, whole genome shotgun sequence genomic segment:
- the LOC100382617 gene encoding uncharacterized protein LOC100382617 yields the protein MTQAKPAPSGKRNWSSGGTAAGRKNKERGDDKAKGIRVAGWNKGDKKKEDKGRQVSAGSKRRWSEGVPRVGVKRAVSGFDRRKRKIDDDSWDDDGGKDVSSSKSKFTRKCSSTISRRKVSPGKGDRLKSQTLYEDDYRAGKRSISKVSDVSRGVKNRLVNSVASKGKKLGASEGVIRTKKGGAKEVDLDEEAVNSKKSDDLDLIIEEEKPRPRLTRVLDQTGKKIKPAKKVVVPDNEERAPPKKRKRMKLDPYDTSNKRIEDSSIQDVSSAEKVLVNCTPEEETEMSINAKFRAIQPSSSILSYVEDNLLGRRRLIEIKNAGYNVKISAPLDNVPFSTSTERERIEDIAFRNKLEFFAAAKISSSFPTPTLPEIAFAGVSNVGKSSLLNSLTRQWGVVRTSDKPGLTQTINFFQLASKLCLVDLPGYGFAYAKDEVKESWEELVKEYVSTRVGLERVCLLVHTKRGMKPLDYELVDLMERHKTPYQIVLTKTDLVFPIDVARRAMEIQESLKRNKSVVNPVMMVSSKTGAGIRNLRGVLGKLARFIKP from the exons ATGACACAAGCTAAACCTGCCCCTAGTGGCAAGAGGAACTGGAGCAGTGGCGGGACTGCCGCTGGAAGGAAGAACAAGGAAAGAGGAGATGACAAAGCAAAAGGAATCAGGGTTGCTGGTTGGAACAAGGGCGACAAGAAGAAAGAAGACAAAGGGCGCCAAGTAAGTGCGGGATCGAAGAGGCGGTGGAGTGAGGGAGTGCCCCGGGTTGGTGTGAAGAGGGCTGTGTCTGGGTTTGACAGGAGGAAGAGGAAGATCGATGATGACTCGTGGGATGATGACGGTGGCAAGGATGTTTCATCTTCCAAATCAAAGTTTACCAGAAAGTGTTCTTCCACAATAAGCCGTCGAAAGGTTTCTCCTGGAAAAGGTGACAGATTGAAGTCTCAAACGTTGTATGAGGATGACTACCGTGCAGGGAAAAGGAGTATTAGCAAAGTTTCTGATGTTAGTAGAGGGGTCAAGAATCGACTGGTGAATTCTGTAGCATCCAAAGGGAAGAAGCTTGGTGCATCCGAAGGAGTCATACGAACAAAGAAGGGTGGTGCTAAAGAAGTTGATTTGGATGAGGAGGCTGTTAATAGCAAGAAGTCAGATGACTTGGATCTTATTATTGAAGAAGAGAAGCCTCGCCCTCGCCTTACTCGAGTACTGGACCAGACTGGTAAGAAAATAAAGCCCGCTAAGAAGGTTGTAGTTCCTGACAATGAGGAACGTGCTCCTCCTAAGAAGAGAAAGCGAATGAAGCTAGATCCTTATGACACTTCAAACAAACGGATTGAAGATTCTTCTATCCAAGATG TTTCCAGTGCAGAGAAGGTTCTCGTGAATTGTACACCTGAAGAAGAGACTGAAATGtcaataaatgcaaaatttcgtgCTATACAGCCAAGTTCTTCAATCCTTTCATATGTGGAAGATAAT TTACTAGGTCGTAGGCGCTTAATTGAGATAAAAAATGCTGGCTACAATGTCAAGATTTCTGCTCCTCTGGATAACGTTCCCTTCTCAACCAGCACAGAACGTGAACGCATAGAAGACATT GCGTTCAGAAATAAGCTGGAATTCTTTGCTGCTGCAAAGATCTCTTCCTCATTCCCCACTCCAACACTCCCAGAGATAGCATTTGCAG GTGTATCGAATGTTGGTAAATCCTCACTCCTAAATTCACTTACAAGACAATGGGGTGTTGTGCGAACATCAGATAAGCCTGGACTTACTCAG ACAATAAATTTCTTTCAACTTGCTTCAAAGTTATGTCTTGTTGATTTACCTGGATATGGTTTTGCTTATGCAAAGGACGAAGTTAAGGAATCGTGGGAGGAACTT GTGAAAGAGTATGTTTCGACCAGAGTTGGCCTAGAAAGGGTGTGCCTTCTTGTGCACACTAAACGAGGAATGAAACCGTTGGACTATGAGCTTGTAGACTTAATGGAAAG GCACAAGACGCCATACCAGATTGTACTGACAAAAACTGATTTAGTTTTCCCAATTGATGTTGCTCGCCGTGCCATGGAAATCCAAGAG AGCCTGAAGAGGAATAAGTCAGTGGTAAACCCAGTG ATGATGGTGAGCTCTAAAACAGGAGCTGGCATACGCAACCTGAGAGGCGTGCTTGGAAAGTTAGCTCGCTTCATCAAACCGTAG